One Deinococcus planocerae DNA segment encodes these proteins:
- a CDS encoding DUF4386 family protein: protein MSTLQDHQDQALTRLGGCGALLAGALFLLSLVYVYGALAQAGLDVEMFDDQGRLLPWVAEHARAYTGLWWLTLLSSLALLPAPLALHDRLRPGARGVSRVAAVAGLGGVVFGLAAPLVLAAASPVLAQGYVQASGGTRDAVEVVGRMVGDLALHLRLGSDLLLGVWLALSGGLLLRLRRSAALGTWFLVTAVLAGVVIATKPLGLADLEPFLAPVLSLAYLGLGTALLRGVGTSRAAVGPTHPPA from the coding sequence TTGTCCACGCTTCAAGATCATCAAGATCAAGCGCTCACCCGACTGGGCGGCTGCGGTGCCCTGCTGGCCGGAGCACTGTTCCTGCTGTCCCTCGTCTATGTGTATGGCGCCCTGGCCCAGGCCGGGCTGGACGTCGAGATGTTCGACGATCAGGGGCGGCTGCTGCCCTGGGTGGCGGAGCACGCCCGCGCCTACACCGGCCTGTGGTGGCTGACCCTGCTCTCCAGCCTGGCCCTGCTTCCTGCACCGCTGGCGCTGCACGACCGGCTGCGACCTGGGGCCAGAGGTGTGTCCCGTGTCGCGGCCGTGGCCGGGCTGGGGGGCGTGGTCTTCGGGCTGGCCGCCCCGCTCGTGCTCGCCGCCGCGTCGCCCGTCCTGGCGCAGGGCTACGTGCAGGCCTCCGGGGGGACGCGGGACGCGGTGGAGGTGGTGGGGCGGATGGTCGGGGACCTGGCCCTCCACCTGCGGCTGGGGTCGGACCTGCTCCTGGGCGTGTGGTTGGCGCTGAGTGGGGGCCTGTTGCTGCGCCTGCGCCGGAGCGCCGCCCTGGGGACCTGGTTTCTGGTGACGGCGGTGCTCGCGGGCGTGGTGATCGCCACCAAGCCACTCGGTCTGGCCGACCTCGAACCGTTCCTGGCCCCCGTGCTGAGCCTCGCGTACCTGGGGCTGGGCACGGCGCTGCTGCGTGGGGTGGGAACTTCCCGGGCGGCCGTCGGCCCCACCCACCCACCCGCGTGA
- a CDS encoding TlpA family protein disulfide reductase, which produces MKRALVLLALVSLTAPPSAQAGGGTGAVRRSAPNFTFTDLGGERVSLAELRGEVVIVQFGDVGCAVCRDNDRLLRHYQLEYATHGLVVVSLHGRATLDELRRYDAGFTFSTLAGLDPGQAIARRYHALPIPTTVFIGRDGVIRDVRRGRLDEDDLLRSLQGLL; this is translated from the coding sequence ATGAAGCGTGCGCTCGTTCTGCTGGCCCTGGTCAGCCTCACCGCGCCCCCGTCCGCCCAGGCGGGGGGTGGGACGGGGGCCGTGAGGCGCTCCGCCCCGAACTTCACCTTCACGGACCTGGGCGGGGAGCGGGTGAGCCTGGCCGAGTTGCGGGGCGAGGTGGTGATCGTGCAGTTCGGGGACGTGGGGTGCGCCGTCTGCCGGGACAACGACCGCCTGCTGCGCCACTACCAACTGGAGTACGCCACCCACGGCCTGGTGGTCGTCAGCCTGCACGGGCGGGCCACGCTGGACGAGTTGCGGCGGTATGACGCGGGGTTCACGTTCAGCACGCTCGCAGGGCTCGACCCGGGACAGGCCATCGCGCGCCGGTACCACGCCCTGCCTATCCCCACGACCGTCTTTATCGGCCGGGACGGGGTCATCCGGGACGTGCGCCGGGGCCGCCTGGACGAGGACGACCTGCTGCGGTCCCTGCAAGGGCTGCTCTGA
- a CDS encoding peptidase C39 family protein — protein sequence MKCSWTLLPGLLFSGLAAAAPYAQQTSFGTPSPAIRAAQARAGVPATWQALPPLQAGRLESAAVTVAPFNELIPSWNATGSATSPLTVEVRVRRPDGRWTRYFSFGQWRASGPRASAPVTRTPDGTVNTDTLTLPFRATAFQYRVTPGAGTRVGLLSFTTSDTALRFRDQGQPGQAAAWNRVLGVPGLSQMVYPGGGPVWCSPTSVSMLLGFWDRPVRVPDAARATFDATYDGFGNWPFNTAYAATHGLQAFVTRLGSLRDAEAYLSQGLPLAVSVRFRAGELPGAPLSWSDGHLMVLTGFDARGNPVVNDPAAPSDATVKRTYPRAVFERLWLGHAGGMAYVMAPRP from the coding sequence GTGAAGTGCTCCTGGACTCTTCTCCCCGGGCTGCTGTTCTCCGGCCTGGCCGCCGCCGCCCCCTACGCCCAGCAGACCAGCTTCGGCACACCCTCGCCCGCCATCCGCGCCGCGCAGGCGCGGGCGGGCGTTCCCGCGACCTGGCAGGCCCTCCCGCCGCTTCAGGCGGGCCGCCTGGAGAGCGCGGCCGTGACCGTGGCGCCCTTCAACGAGCTGATCCCGAGCTGGAACGCGACCGGGAGCGCGACTAGCCCCCTCACGGTCGAGGTGCGGGTGCGTCGCCCGGACGGACGCTGGACCCGCTACTTCAGTTTCGGCCAGTGGCGGGCGTCCGGCCCGCGGGCCAGCGCCCCGGTCACCCGCACCCCGGACGGCACGGTGAACACCGACACCCTGACGCTGCCGTTTCGCGCCACCGCCTTCCAGTACCGGGTGACGCCCGGGGCGGGCACGCGGGTGGGGCTGCTGTCCTTCACCACCTCCGACACGGCGCTGCGCTTCCGGGATCAGGGCCAGCCGGGTCAGGCGGCGGCCTGGAACCGGGTGCTGGGGGTGCCGGGGCTCTCCCAGATGGTCTATCCGGGCGGGGGGCCGGTATGGTGCAGCCCGACGAGCGTGAGCATGCTGCTGGGGTTCTGGGACCGCCCGGTGCGGGTGCCCGACGCCGCGAGGGCCACGTTCGACGCGACCTACGACGGCTTCGGGAACTGGCCGTTCAACACGGCGTACGCGGCGACGCATGGCCTTCAGGCGTTCGTCACCCGGCTGGGCAGCCTGCGGGACGCGGAGGCCTACCTGAGCCAGGGCCTGCCCCTGGCGGTCAGCGTGCGCTTCCGGGCGGGCGAGCTGCCCGGCGCACCGCTCTCCTGGTCCGACGGGCACCTGATGGTCCTCACGGGGTTTGACGCGCGGGGCAACCCGGTGGTGAACGACCCGGCGGCGCCCAGCGACGCGACGGTGAAGCGGACCTACCCCCGGGCGGTCTTCGAGCGGCTGTGGTTGGGCCACGCCGGCGGGATGGCGTACGTGATGGCCCCCCGGCCCTGA
- a CDS encoding SGNH/GDSL hydrolase family protein: protein MRFLRVVLGWILVFAAVLGAVLWYVDPRGQFGVGRFPTVTLDARRQKMTLFRAFQAQAPVQGLILGSSRTMKLDPEVFSEKTGLRFFNFTVDAAKAEDYLAIYRWAKARGAPIRRVMLGLDVEALHNDNVYFTNFRHNAELRRMLAQGQGNAALLGVSADVSRVKDMFTVDYLRDTARVVAARARSEARVPFMQFTANGYLHYPGREQQRAAGTFDLTREVSACLPGYLSIYGGMRSLSPQRWGYLEALVREVQQDGGQVEIWISPLHPATTQLLASQTRYTRLLAETRAALQDLGRRTGVTVRDYASPERFGSNAQDWYDCAHIDNRGAALLAGRLLGGKNGAGPAVNTGSGPSGGTGVGGREGAE, encoded by the coding sequence ATGCGTTTTCTGAGGGTGGTGCTGGGCTGGATTCTCGTCTTCGCGGCTGTGCTGGGCGCGGTGCTGTGGTACGTGGACCCACGGGGGCAGTTCGGGGTCGGCCGCTTTCCGACCGTCACCCTGGACGCCCGCCGCCAGAAGATGACCCTCTTCCGAGCCTTTCAGGCCCAGGCCCCGGTGCAGGGCCTGATCCTGGGCTCCAGCCGCACCATGAAGCTCGACCCGGAGGTCTTCAGCGAGAAGACCGGCCTGCGCTTTTTCAACTTCACGGTGGACGCGGCCAAGGCCGAGGATTACCTGGCAATCTACCGCTGGGCCAAGGCGCGGGGCGCGCCCATCCGGCGGGTCATGCTGGGGCTCGACGTCGAGGCGCTGCACAACGACAACGTCTACTTCACCAACTTCCGCCACAACGCCGAGCTGCGCCGGATGCTCGCCCAGGGGCAGGGGAACGCGGCGCTCCTGGGGGTGTCGGCCGACGTCAGCCGGGTGAAGGACATGTTCACCGTCGACTACCTGAGGGATACGGCCAGGGTGGTGGCGGCGCGGGCGCGCTCGGAGGCGCGGGTGCCCTTCATGCAGTTCACGGCCAACGGCTACCTGCACTACCCCGGGCGCGAGCAGCAGCGGGCCGCCGGGACGTTCGACCTGACGCGGGAGGTGAGCGCCTGCCTGCCCGGTTACCTCAGCATCTACGGGGGGATGCGGTCCCTGTCGCCCCAACGCTGGGGGTACTTGGAAGCTCTGGTGCGCGAGGTGCAACAGGACGGCGGTCAGGTGGAGATCTGGATTTCCCCGCTGCACCCGGCCACCACCCAACTGCTTGCCAGCCAGACCCGCTACACGAGGCTGCTCGCAGAAACCCGCGCCGCCCTACAGGACCTCGGCCGCCGCACCGGCGTGACCGTGCGCGACTACGCCTCCCCCGAGCGCTTCGGCAGCAACGCGCAGGACTGGTACGACTGCGCCCACATCGACAACCGGGGAGCAGCGCTGTTGGCTGGTCGTCTGCTCGGCGGGAAGAACGGCGCCGGCCCTGCGGTGAACACCGGGAGCGGGCCCTCCGGGGGAACGGGCGTCGGCGGACGTGAGGGGGCTGAATGA
- a CDS encoding TIGR00730 family Rossman fold protein: protein MTLDEPQHHYELDRMAEDAWRMFRILGEYTIGFDRMAHVRPPLVTVFGSARTEIKDRYYGQAEQLGRELVQAGFGVMTGGGPGIMQAANKGAFEVGGVSVGLNIILPFEQKPNPYQTLTLNFEYFHARKVMLAKYAAAFVVFPGGFGTLDELGEILTLVQTRKMHALPIYLVGERHWRGLVDWFRGTLVESGAIAPDDLHLFKVVDDVTTVPEDVRRYHDPATPDGFKRPTAEDRQRARGEAT, encoded by the coding sequence ATGACCCTGGATGAGCCGCAGCACCACTACGAACTCGACCGCATGGCCGAGGACGCCTGGCGGATGTTCCGCATTCTCGGTGAGTACACCATCGGCTTCGACCGCATGGCGCATGTGCGCCCACCCCTGGTCACCGTGTTCGGCAGCGCCCGCACCGAGATTAAGGACCGCTACTACGGCCAGGCCGAGCAACTCGGGCGCGAACTGGTCCAGGCGGGCTTCGGGGTGATGACCGGGGGCGGTCCCGGCATCATGCAGGCGGCCAACAAGGGTGCCTTCGAGGTGGGAGGAGTCAGCGTGGGCCTGAACATCATCCTGCCCTTCGAGCAGAAACCCAACCCGTACCAGACCCTGACCCTGAACTTCGAGTATTTCCACGCCCGCAAGGTGATGCTCGCCAAGTACGCCGCGGCCTTCGTGGTCTTCCCGGGGGGCTTCGGCACCCTCGACGAACTCGGGGAGATCCTGACCCTGGTGCAGACGCGCAAGATGCACGCCCTGCCGATCTACCTCGTCGGCGAGCGGCACTGGCGCGGCCTGGTGGACTGGTTCAGAGGTACCCTGGTGGAGAGCGGCGCGATTGCCCCGGACGACCTGCACCTGTTCAAGGTGGTGGATGACGTGACGACGGTTCCTGAGGACGTGCGCCGCTACCACGACCCGGCGACGCCGGACGGCTTCAAGCGGCCCACGGCGGAAGACCGCCAGCGTGCCCGGGGGGAGGCGACGTGA
- the rpe gene encoding ribulose-phosphate 3-epimerase, translated as MRARLFPSLLAADFATLGDAIREAEAGGADGFHLDVMDGQFVPNLNFGPLTVEACRRVTVRPLEAHLMIVQPERFVPDFVRAGANRVIVHAEATPHLHRAVGLIRELGAQAGVSVNPGTPLEMLRPVLGDLDLVLVMSVNPGFGGQRFIPGSLERVRTVRRWLDEVSSGAELEVDGGITPVTAPAVLAAGASVLVAGSAVFGGEVARNLEALRAVMTGGQPEEAS; from the coding sequence GTGAGGGCGCGTCTCTTCCCCAGCCTGCTGGCGGCCGACTTCGCCACCCTGGGGGACGCCATTCGGGAAGCCGAGGCGGGCGGCGCGGACGGCTTCCACCTCGACGTGATGGACGGGCAGTTCGTCCCCAATCTCAACTTCGGGCCCCTGACCGTGGAGGCCTGCCGCCGGGTGACGGTCCGGCCGCTCGAAGCGCACCTGATGATCGTGCAGCCGGAGCGCTTCGTGCCCGACTTCGTGCGGGCCGGGGCGAACCGGGTCATCGTGCACGCCGAGGCCACGCCCCACCTGCACCGGGCGGTCGGCCTGATTCGTGAACTGGGCGCGCAGGCAGGAGTCTCCGTGAACCCGGGCACCCCGTTGGAGATGCTGCGGCCGGTCCTGGGTGACCTCGACCTGGTGCTGGTGATGAGCGTGAATCCGGGGTTTGGCGGGCAACGGTTCATCCCAGGCAGCCTGGAGCGGGTCCGCACCGTGCGCCGCTGGCTGGACGAGGTGAGCAGCGGGGCGGAACTGGAGGTGGACGGCGGCATCACGCCCGTGACGGCACCTGCTGTGCTCGCGGCGGGGGCGAGTGTCCTGGTGGCGGGGAGCGCGGTGTTCGGCGGTGAGGTCGCGCGTAACCTGGAGGCGTTGCGCGCCGTCATGACGGGTGGGCAACCCGAGGAGGCCTCATGA
- a CDS encoding DUF1345 domain-containing protein — protein MGVILVPASHQRCRFHGGPRPPGSLLRAGVDQGGLGQRRADLAGLDLGFSLRSPPERTQPAAAAADPGRAAGRVMVLISSLVSLVASAIVIEHATRLEPGAPPPAIAVAVVAVLSGRYLTSTISTLRSAHLSCDDGNEEAGPDGGLAFPKAPSTPDLVHFAFVVTGLTFQVSDVSTSSPVIRRLTS, from the coding sequence GTGGGAGTGATCCTGGTCCCGGCTTCTCACCAGCGCTGCCGGTTCCACGGCGGCCCTCGTCCTCCCGGCTCCCTCCTCCGCGCTGGTGTGGATCAGGGTGGGCTGGGACAGCGGCGCGCTGACCTTGCTGGCCTTGACCTGGGGTTCAGCCTGCGTTCGCCACCCGAGCGCACCCAGCCAGCGGCCGCCGCTGCGGATCCGGGACGCGCGGCAGGGCGGGTGATGGTGCTGATCTCCAGCCTCGTGAGTCTCGTCGCTTCAGCCATCGTCATCGAGCACGCCACCCGCCTGGAGCCGGGGGCGCCACCGCCGGCCATCGCCGTGGCGGTCGTCGCCGTGCTGAGCGGCCGGTACCTGACCTCCACCATCTCCACCCTGCGTTCCGCCCACCTCTCCTGCGATGACGGGAATGAGGAGGCGGGGCCGGACGGTGGTCTGGCGTTCCCCAAGGCACCCTCCACCCCCGACCTCGTTCACTTCGCCTTCGTCGTGACCGGGCTAACCTTTCAGGTCTCGGACGTGTCCACCTCCAGCCCAGTCATCCGCCGCTTGACCTCGTGA
- a CDS encoding glycoside hydrolase family 140 protein, with protein MTVSPDGRRLQYADGRPFLYWADTGWELFHRLNRTDARQYLQARAAQGFTVIQAVALAEMNGLTVPNAQGDLPLVGKDPTRPATTPGNKPTNSAEYDYWDHVDYIVNEAASLGLHVALLPSWGRWVNDEPIFTPASARSYGVFLGRRYRDKPVIWVLGGDRNPETEEQRAVWRAMAEGIEQGVGGRDRALITYHPRGGKTSAEYFHSEPWLDFNLWQTGHCRGEREAEKVLGTYRRTPVKPVINAEPVYEQHVICNDQKNGYADEVDVRNVAYWSMFAGAAGHSYGHRMVWGFDVYDGNKAWLKALSAPGAWQVQILKKLLESRQAQRWEPDTTLVKGSFTGTRPVVALRGREYAWVYLPDGGAVTVTLGRVGEARVKVSWLDPRTGRTTVVGAFSNSGERSFSAPSHGRGQDWVLRIENP; from the coding sequence TTGACGGTCTCGCCTGATGGACGGCGCCTGCAATACGCGGACGGTCGGCCCTTCCTGTACTGGGCGGACACCGGCTGGGAGCTGTTTCACCGCCTGAACCGCACGGATGCCCGGCAGTATCTCCAGGCCCGCGCCGCCCAGGGGTTCACCGTCATCCAGGCTGTCGCCCTCGCTGAAATGAACGGTCTGACCGTTCCCAACGCCCAAGGCGACCTCCCTCTCGTCGGCAAGGACCCGACTCGCCCCGCGACCACTCCGGGCAACAAGCCGACCAACTCTGCCGAGTACGACTACTGGGATCACGTGGACTACATCGTGAACGAGGCCGCGAGTCTCGGCCTGCACGTCGCCCTGCTGCCGAGCTGGGGCCGTTGGGTGAACGATGAACCGATCTTCACCCCCGCCTCAGCTCGCTCGTACGGGGTGTTCCTGGGTCGGCGGTACCGGGACAAGCCAGTCATCTGGGTCCTGGGCGGCGACCGGAATCCGGAGACGGAGGAGCAACGCGCTGTGTGGAGGGCGATGGCCGAAGGCATTGAGCAGGGTGTGGGAGGGCGGGACCGAGCGCTGATCACCTACCACCCGCGCGGGGGCAAGACCTCCGCCGAGTACTTCCACAGCGAGCCGTGGCTCGACTTCAACCTGTGGCAGACCGGGCACTGCCGGGGTGAGCGGGAGGCTGAGAAGGTCCTGGGCACCTACCGTCGCACGCCCGTCAAGCCGGTGATCAACGCCGAGCCCGTGTATGAGCAGCACGTCATCTGCAACGACCAGAAGAACGGGTACGCCGACGAGGTAGACGTGCGGAACGTGGCGTACTGGAGCATGTTCGCGGGGGCGGCGGGGCACAGCTACGGCCACCGGATGGTCTGGGGCTTCGACGTCTATGACGGCAATAAGGCATGGCTGAAGGCGCTCTCGGCGCCAGGAGCTTGGCAGGTGCAGATTCTCAAGAAGCTGCTGGAGTCGCGTCAGGCCCAGCGGTGGGAGCCGGACACGACGCTGGTGAAGGGGAGTTTCACCGGGACTCGGCCGGTGGTGGCGTTGCGGGGCCGAGAGTACGCCTGGGTGTACCTGCCGGATGGCGGCGCGGTGACGGTCACGCTGGGCCGGGTGGGGGAAGCGCGGGTGAAGGTGTCGTGGCTTGACCCCAGAACGGGACGCACGACGGTGGTCGGCGCCTTTTCGAACTCCGGCGAGCGATCCTTCTCCGCTCCCTCACACGGGCGTGGTCAGGACTGGGTCCTGCGGATCGAGAACCCCTGA
- a CDS encoding peptidoglycan DD-metalloendopeptidase family protein, with protein MRRFLLTALALTAVSFSAATTVTVQPGDTLTRLAVRSGTTAAALRRANPGVRLDMLRAGSVLRLPEARGETRAWTVRPGDTLSRIAQRQGLTLQALLKANPALDPRLPLRVGQRLRLPAAPLARARTTVTLRPASVRGAAGRPLQGRLTTPFQATHPGLDLAAPSGTPIRAVLPGTVTESRFDGQGGWGWTVVLDHGGGLTSRYSHNSANLVRVGARVNAGEVIARVGSTGNSSGAHVDYRLYQGGKSIDPSSLQ; from the coding sequence ATGCGACGTTTCCTGCTCACGGCGCTGGCCCTCACGGCCGTCAGCTTCTCCGCCGCCACCACCGTCACCGTGCAGCCGGGCGACACGCTGACCCGACTCGCCGTCCGGTCCGGCACCACGGCGGCAGCGCTGCGGCGCGCGAATCCCGGGGTCCGCCTGGACATGCTGCGGGCCGGCAGCGTTCTCCGGCTGCCGGAGGCCCGCGGCGAGACGCGGGCCTGGACGGTGCGCCCCGGCGACACCCTGTCCCGGATCGCCCAGCGTCAGGGCCTCACCCTCCAGGCCCTGCTGAAGGCCAACCCGGCGCTGGACCCCCGGCTCCCCCTGCGGGTGGGGCAGCGGCTCCGTCTGCCCGCTGCGCCGCTGGCCCGCGCGCGCACGACGGTCACCCTGCGTCCCGCCTCGGTGCGTGGCGCCGCCGGGCGGCCCCTGCAGGGGCGGCTCACGACGCCGTTCCAGGCCACCCACCCGGGCCTGGACCTGGCGGCGCCCAGCGGCACGCCGATCCGTGCCGTCTTGCCCGGCACCGTCACCGAGTCCCGCTTCGACGGCCAGGGCGGCTGGGGCTGGACGGTGGTTCTCGACCACGGGGGCGGGCTCACCTCCCGTTACAGCCACAACAGCGCCAACCTCGTCCGGGTCGGGGCACGGGTGAACGCCGGCGAGGTGATCGCCCGGGTCGGCAGCACCGGGAACAGCAGCGGCGCCCACGTGGACTACCGCCTCTACCAGGGCGGCAAGTCCATCGACCCTTCCAGCCTCCAGTGA
- a CDS encoding VanW family protein, whose protein sequence is MLITVQAQWPALVDGKKTTVPFSRTLTLPGPRVAELRARGVITASLEADLRTFLADLPREAQDARFENQWDGWAVVQRNGLTVDEAKTRTNVLAALKDPRGVKANVVVTGQTAPGRTLDYFLSRGITAHLGTGETNYYGSSPERVTNIHVGASRFQDRLLEGKTFSFNRMVGPISTRTGFVTGLVIAGDRTANGVGGGICQVSTTVFRTLYSAGLPILERRNHSYQVRYYDPQGLDGTIYQPNLDLKFANDTGGPLWFQSEWNDEEARLTVSVFGRTRDFTVEVGTPRTLRSTPAPPDRLIRDATRPAGERRQVDWAAPGAVIEVTRRFVRGGQTFKQDTLRSTYRPWPNIFLVGTRR, encoded by the coding sequence TTGCTGATCACGGTGCAGGCGCAGTGGCCCGCCCTGGTGGACGGCAAGAAGACGACGGTGCCCTTCAGCCGCACCCTGACCCTGCCGGGGCCGCGCGTGGCGGAGTTGCGCGCTCGCGGGGTGATCACCGCCAGCCTGGAGGCGGACCTGCGGACCTTCCTGGCCGACTTGCCCCGTGAGGCGCAGGACGCCCGCTTCGAGAACCAGTGGGACGGCTGGGCGGTCGTGCAGCGCAATGGGCTGACGGTGGACGAGGCGAAGACCCGGACCAACGTCCTCGCGGCCCTCAAGGACCCCCGGGGGGTGAAGGCGAACGTCGTGGTCACCGGACAGACGGCGCCGGGGCGCACGCTCGACTACTTCCTGTCGCGCGGGATCACGGCGCACCTGGGCACGGGCGAGACGAACTATTACGGCAGCAGCCCCGAGCGCGTCACCAACATCCACGTCGGGGCCAGCCGCTTTCAGGACCGGTTGCTGGAAGGCAAGACGTTTTCCTTCAACCGGATGGTGGGACCCATCAGTACGCGCACGGGCTTCGTCACGGGTCTCGTCATCGCCGGTGACCGCACGGCCAACGGGGTCGGCGGCGGTATCTGTCAGGTGAGCACGACCGTGTTCCGCACCCTCTACAGCGCGGGCCTGCCGATCCTCGAGCGGCGCAACCACTCGTATCAGGTGCGGTACTACGACCCGCAGGGTCTGGACGGCACCATCTACCAGCCCAACCTCGACCTGAAGTTCGCCAACGACACGGGCGGTCCTTTGTGGTTCCAAAGCGAGTGGAACGACGAGGAGGCCCGCCTGACGGTGAGTGTGTTCGGCCGGACGCGCGACTTCACCGTGGAGGTCGGGACGCCGCGCACCCTCAGGAGCACCCCCGCTCCCCCGGACCGCCTGATCCGGGACGCCACGCGGCCCGCCGGGGAGCGCAGGCAGGTGGACTGGGCCGCCCCCGGCGCCGTGATCGAGGTGACGCGGCGCTTCGTGCGGGGCGGGCAGACCTTCAAACAGGACACCCTCAGGAGCACCTACCGCCCCTGGCCCAACATCTTCCTGGTCGGCACCCGGCGCTGA